The following are encoded together in the Tamandua tetradactyla isolate mTamTet1 chromosome 14, mTamTet1.pri, whole genome shotgun sequence genome:
- the CHRNA3 gene encoding neuronal acetylcholine receptor subunit alpha-3, with the protein MDARRHPARTRGLLRPPPLPLWLLLLLLLPVASTSEAEHRLFERLFTDYNEIIRPVANVSDPVIIRFEVSMSQLVKVDEVNQIMETNLWLKQIWNDYKLKWNPSEYDGAEFMRVPAQKIWKPDIVLYNNAVGDFQVDDKTKALLKHTGEVTWIPPAIFKSSCKIDVTYFPFDYQNCTMKFGSWSYDKAKIDLVLIGDSMNLKDYWESGEWAIIKAPGYKHDIKYNCCEEIYTDITYSLYIRRLPLFYTINLIIPCLLISFLTVLVFYLPSDCGEKVTLCISVLLSLTVFLLVITETIPSTSLVIPLIGEYLLFTMIFVTLSIVITVFVLNVHYRTPTTHTMPAWVKTIFLNLLPRMMFMIRPASNEGNAQKPRAFYSAELSNLNCFSRPESKGCKEGYPCQDGMCGCCHHRRIKISNFSANLTRSSSAESVDAMLSLSALSPEVKEAIESVKYIAENMKAQNEAKEIQDDWKYVAMVIDRIFLWVFILVCILGTAGLFLQPLMARDDV; encoded by the exons ATGGACGCGCGGCGGCACCCAGCCCGCACACGGGGTCTCCTTcggccgccgccgctgccgctctggctgttgctgctgctgctgctgccag TGGCCAGCACCTCTGAGGCCGAGCACCGTTTGTTTGAGCGGCTGTTCACAGATTACAACGAAATTATCCGTCCTGTGGCCAACGTGTCCGACCCCGTGATCATCCGTTTTGAGGTGTCCATGTCTCAGCTGGTGAAGGTG GATGAAGTAAACCAGATCATGGAAACCAACCTGTGGCTGAAGCAG atctgGAATGACTACAAGCTGAAGTGGAACCCCTCTGAGTACGATGGCGCAGAGTTCATGCGTGTCCCTGCCCAGAAGATCTGGAAACCGGACATCGTGCTGTATAACAA TGCCGTTGGGGATTTCCAGGTGGATGACAAGACCAAGGCCTTACTCAAGCACACAGGGGAGGTGACTTGGATACCCCCGGCCATCTTTAAGAGCTCATGCAAGATCGACGTGACCTACTTCCCATTTGATTACCAAAACTGCACCATGAAGTTTGGTTCCTGGTCCTACGACAAGGCAAAAATCGACTTGGTCCTGATCGGCGATTCCATGAACCTCAAGGACTACTGGGAGAGTGGCGAGTGGGCCATCATCAAAGCCCCTGGCTACAAACACGACATCAAATACAACTGCTGCGAGGAAATCTACACGGATATCACGTACTCCCTGTACATCCGGCGCCTGCCCTTGTTTTACACCATCAACCTCATCATCCcctgccttctcatctccttccTGACCGTCCTCGTCTTCTACCTGCCCTCCGACTGCGGGGAGAAGGTGACGCTCTGCATCTCGGTCCTTCTCTCCTTGACTGTGTTTCTCCTGGTCATCACTGAGACCATCCCGTCCACCTCCCTGGTGATTCCCCTGATTGGCGAGTACCTCCTGTTCACCATGATTTTTGTGACCTTGTCCATTGTCATCACGGTGTTTGTCCTCAATGTGCACTACCGAACCCCAACCACGCACACCATGCCTGCCTGGGTGAAGACCATCTTCTTGAACCTGCTTCCCAGGATGATGTTCATGATCAGACCAGCAAGCAACGAAGGGAACGCTCAGAAGCCGAGAGCTTTCTACAGCGCTGAGCTTTCCAACCTGAATTGCTTCAGCCGTCCAGAGTCCAAAGGCTGCAAGGAAGGCTACCCCTGCCAGGATGGGATGTGCGGCTGCTGCCATCATCGCAGGATCAAGATCTCAAATTTCAGTGCCAACCTCACAAGAAGCTCCAGTGCTGAATCTGTCGATGCCATGCTGTCCCTCTCCGCTTTGTCCCCGGAAGTCAAAGAAGCTATCGAAAGCGTCAAGTATATTGCTGAAAATATGAAAGCACAAAATGAAGCCAAAGAG ATTCAGGATGATTGGAAGTACGTTGCCATGGTGATTGATCGAATTTTCCTGTGGGTTTTCATCCTGGTGTGCATTTTAGGGACAGCGGGGTTGTTTCTGCAGCCCTTGATGGCCAGGGATGATGTGTAA